The Pedobacter africanus genome has a window encoding:
- a CDS encoding RNA polymerase sigma factor: MVAYTEYTDQELSSLLQQGDHAAFTEIYNRYWRKIFVVAHKRLGDQEEAEGIVQDLFLNLWRKRESFRLTTGFQNYFAIALKFEILDVMRKWANVSKYENELSFTYTEADESMLRSADLEELRQKIQLTISALPEKCQLVFRLKHEQGYSQKQIAEELNISEKTVEAHLAKAKKQLRGKIGGLLELILFLCF, translated from the coding sequence ATGGTTGCCTACACCGAATATACTGATCAGGAACTTAGCAGTTTGTTACAGCAGGGCGATCATGCCGCTTTTACAGAAATTTATAACAGGTATTGGCGTAAGATCTTTGTTGTTGCGCATAAGCGCTTGGGCGATCAGGAAGAAGCTGAGGGAATTGTTCAGGATTTATTTTTAAACCTCTGGCGCAAAAGAGAAAGCTTTAGGTTAACAACCGGATTTCAAAATTACTTTGCAATTGCCCTGAAATTCGAAATTCTTGATGTGATGCGGAAATGGGCGAATGTAAGCAAATATGAAAATGAACTTTCTTTTACTTACACCGAGGCTGATGAAAGCATGTTGCGATCAGCTGATCTTGAAGAGCTGAGGCAAAAAATCCAGCTGACTATTAGCGCACTTCCCGAAAAATGCCAGTTGGTGTTCAGACTCAAACACGAACAGGGCTATTCTCAAAAACAGATTGCAGAAGAACTGAACATTTCGGAGAAGACTGTAGAAGCGCATCTGGCCAAAGCTAAGAAACAGCTTAGAGGCAAGATCGGCGGTCTGCTTGAACTGATATTGTTTCTTTGTTTTTAA
- a CDS encoding FecR family protein — translation MPADKPNHTLLILAKKWLAGKITDKERLEFDHWYNSFDDRHHELFTDETEEGMENRIKQAIFSRAEISTPGTTKLWPRIAIAAAAICGIVLGIYFFTDPGRINNRQNNLADANHIDPGKNAAMLMFSNGKTVSLSEAKTGVIFDREKLRYNDGTTVGTASDDNSGVQMVTASTPRGGTYQFTLPDGSKVWLNADSKISFPSQFNKTGRKVVLEGEAYFEVAKKHVPFSVQSRQQEVMVLGTHFNISAYAGEPQVRTTLLEGRVRVTGVADATQQDVNPVVLKPGEQSVLVNNRITISKVDTGAVIDWKKELFIFDKDKLEDIMKKVERWYDVETVYLDQNVKREVFSGRISRFRNVGELLNKLSQTGAVNFKVEGRRILITK, via the coding sequence ATGCCGGCAGATAAACCAAATCATACTTTATTAATATTGGCCAAAAAATGGCTGGCAGGGAAAATCACTGATAAAGAGCGGTTAGAATTTGATCATTGGTATAACTCTTTTGACGATAGGCATCACGAACTGTTTACCGATGAGACGGAGGAGGGAATGGAGAACAGGATAAAACAGGCAATTTTTAGCAGAGCAGAAATTAGCACGCCCGGGACAACAAAACTCTGGCCGCGTATAGCAATAGCTGCGGCTGCAATTTGCGGCATTGTTTTAGGTATCTATTTTTTCACAGATCCGGGCCGGATCAACAATAGGCAAAACAATTTAGCTGACGCAAATCATATCGACCCAGGCAAAAACGCTGCAATGCTGATGTTTTCCAACGGAAAGACCGTTAGCCTTAGTGAGGCGAAAACCGGGGTCATTTTTGATAGGGAGAAGCTCAGGTACAATGATGGTACAACAGTTGGGACGGCTTCGGACGACAATAGCGGGGTTCAGATGGTCACTGCATCAACACCTCGTGGAGGTACTTACCAGTTCACCCTGCCCGATGGTAGCAAAGTCTGGCTTAATGCCGACTCAAAGATTTCCTTTCCCTCACAATTTAACAAGACCGGGCGCAAAGTTGTTCTGGAAGGCGAAGCATATTTTGAGGTTGCCAAAAAACATGTCCCTTTCAGTGTACAGAGCAGGCAGCAGGAGGTCATGGTGTTGGGGACGCATTTTAACATTAGCGCGTATGCCGGAGAACCCCAGGTTAGAACCACTTTGCTGGAAGGCAGGGTTCGCGTAACAGGTGTAGCAGATGCAACTCAGCAGGATGTAAACCCTGTGGTCCTTAAACCCGGAGAGCAGTCAGTCCTTGTAAACAACAGGATTACGATAAGCAAAGTCGATACCGGCGCTGTTATTGACTGGAAAAAAGAGCTCTTTATTTTTGATAAAGACAAGCTTGAAGACATCATGAAAAAAGTAGAGCGATGGTATGATGTTGAAACGGTATACCTGGACCAGAACGTAAAAAGAGAAGTGTTCAGCGGAAGGATTTCCAGGTTCCGGAATGTGGGTGAGTTGCTGAATAAGCTTAGCCAGACCGGCGCTGTAAACTTTAAAGTCGAAGGAAGGAGGATCTTGATCACGAAATAA